One genomic window of Cheilinus undulatus linkage group 7, ASM1832078v1, whole genome shotgun sequence includes the following:
- the mylk4b gene encoding myosin light chain kinase family member 4 isoform X2 codes for MENFLRDKDVWILGSVCLVATFLWRRLWKLFSVKRRGRTTSSADAQAKDEKDKAKLNLKGLKTQKKRKPQDASDTSLLNEPVLQEQVEKLNRQNTEHSQHGKPDADIQRGDDRGSGGRREEPVELILDGPHTSSAPSERKKVTEDEEDVDAFQDSEEEEEKLKDLSQEPAGKVEDDGKKGEAEESLKSEITTSVISDICKTSLLPQESSEEVGDVATCSKRRVTEEDLVKDDLKKSRVEDSEVEKADEQVGEASEPQASKSEEVKTEEDEERKEGESELKEFIIDSSPPPLAPFDHRIVTPKPHQIATYYTINRDEVLGGGRFGQVHKCTENSSGLTLAAKIIKARSQKEKDVVRNEIQVMNQLNHANLIQLYAAFESRHDIILVMEYVEGGELFDRIIDENYNLTELDTVLFIRQICEGLQYMHKMYILHLDLKPENILCVSRATNKIKIIDFGLARRYKPREKLRVNFGTPEFLAPEVINYEFVSFPTDMWSLGVITYMLLSGLSPFLGDDDNETLNNILACQWNFEEEEFTDISDEAKDFITRLLVKSKSWRMSAAESLRHPWLSDRSLHYRLNQKQNKCHSTHAPSPETTTEKL; via the exons GCAAAGGATGAAAAGGATAAAGCCAAACTGAACCTGAAAGGCTTGAAGACCCAGAAGAAGAGGAAACCTCAGGATGCATCAG ACACATCCTTGCTGAATGAGCCTGTGCTGCAGGAACAGGTGGAAAAGCTCAACAGGCAGAACACGGAGCATTCCCAGCATGGAAAACCAGATGCTGACATTCAGAGAGGAGACGACAGAGGAAGTGGAGGAAGACGAGAGGAGCCAGTGGAGCTGATCCTGGATGGACCACACACCTCTTCGGCCCCATCAGAGAGGAAGAAGGTGACTGAGGACGAGGAGGATGTTGACGCTTTTCAGGACTccgaagaagaggaggaaaagttgAAAGACTTGAGTCAGGAACCAGCTGGAAAAGTGGAGGATGATGGGAAAAAAGGGGAAGCAGAGGAGtcattaaaatctgaaataaccACAAGTGTCATCTCAGATATCTGCAAGACTTCTTTACTACCGCAGGAAAG CTCTGAAGAGGTTGGTGATGTTGCCACTTGCAGTAAACGCCGTGTCACAGAGGAAGACCTGGTGAAAGACGACCTGAAGAAGAGCCGAGTGGAGGACAGTGAGGTGGAAAAAGCTGATGAACAGGTGGGGGAGGCGAGTGAGCCTCAGGCTTCCAAATCTGAAGAAGTAAAGACAGAGGAGGacgaggagaggaaggagggggagTCGGAGCTGAAAGAATTTATTATTG aCTCAAGCCCTCCACCTTTAGCACCTTTTGACCATCGGATTGTGACTCCTAAACCCCATCAGATCGCAACCTATTACACCATCAACAGAGATGAGGTGCTGGGAGG GGGGCGTTTTGGCCAAGTCCACAAGTGCACAGAGAACTCGTCTGGTCTGACGTTGGCCGCCAAGATCATCAAGGCCAGGAGCCAGAAAGAGAAG GATGTTGTGAGGAATGAAATCCAGGTGATGAACCAGCTGAACCACGCCAACCTCATCCAGCTCTACGCCGCCTTTGAGTCGCGCCATGACATCATCCTGGTCATGGAATA TGTGGAGGGAGGGGAGCTGTTTGACCGCATCATTGATGAGAACTACAACCTGACGGAGCTCGACACGGTGCTGTTTATACGCCAGATCTGTGAAGGGCTGCAGTACATGCACAAGATGTACATCCTACATCTTGACCTCAAG CCAGAGAACATTCTATGTGTCAGCAGAGCAACTAACAAGATTAAAATCATTGACTTTGGCCTGGCCAGGAG GTATAAACCCAGGGAGAAGCTCCGGGTCAACTTTGGAACTCCTGAATTTCTGGCTCCTGAAGTCATCAACTACGAGTTTGTTTCATTCCCCACAGACATGTGGAGCCTCGGCGTCATCACATACATGCT GCTCAGCGGTTTGTCTCCGTTTCTTGGTGATGACGACAACGAGACGTTGAACAACATCCTGGCCTGTCAGTGGAACTTTGAGGAAGAGGAGTTCACGGACATCTCAGACGAGGCCAAAGACTTCATCACCCGGCTGCTGGTCAAGAGCAAGAGCTGGAGGATGAGCGCAGCAGAGTCCCTCAGACACCCGTGGCTGTCGGACCGGAGTCTGCACTATCGGCTAAATCAGAAG CAAAACAAGTGCCACTCCACACATGCTCCGTCTCCAGAGACAACAACAG aAAAACTGTGA
- the mylk4b gene encoding myosin light chain kinase 2, skeletal/cardiac muscle isoform X1 — translation MNSSLVNSLAKVYDPNPLHGMKPGGRKLSFNGSDKSSSPSSSPSSSPSHDSALRRMENRMDSLSSQMERLLNMQQIVLTRLDSLSQDVRGLGRDLASLREEGRRGSVMEAACRELCGAVEKVGERMESQGRRLDGVEKLVEGTQQVISFIGEVVKGSRLVELLFKQPGNKAGKKAKDEKDKAKLNLKGLKTQKKRKPQDASDTSLLNEPVLQEQVEKLNRQNTEHSQHGKPDADIQRGDDRGSGGRREEPVELILDGPHTSSAPSERKKVTEDEEDVDAFQDSEEEEEKLKDLSQEPAGKVEDDGKKGEAEESLKSEITTSVISDICKTSLLPQESSEEVGDVATCSKRRVTEEDLVKDDLKKSRVEDSEVEKADEQVGEASEPQASKSEEVKTEEDEERKEGESELKEFIIDSSPPPLAPFDHRIVTPKPHQIATYYTINRDEVLGGGRFGQVHKCTENSSGLTLAAKIIKARSQKEKDVVRNEIQVMNQLNHANLIQLYAAFESRHDIILVMEYVEGGELFDRIIDENYNLTELDTVLFIRQICEGLQYMHKMYILHLDLKPENILCVSRATNKIKIIDFGLARRYKPREKLRVNFGTPEFLAPEVINYEFVSFPTDMWSLGVITYMLLSGLSPFLGDDDNETLNNILACQWNFEEEEFTDISDEAKDFITRLLVKSKSWRMSAAESLRHPWLSDRSLHYRLNQKQNKCHSTHAPSPETTTEKL, via the exons ATGAATTCCAGCCTTGTGAACTCCTTGGCCAAAGTCTACGATCCAAACCCTCTTCATGGTATGAAGCCTGGAGGAAGGAAGCTCTCTTTTAATGGATCAGACAAGTCCTCATCTCCTTCATCCTCTCCGTCATCTTCTCCCTCTCATGACAGCGCCCTGCGCCGCATGGAGAACCGAATGGACTCACTGAGCTCCCAAATGGAGCGGTTGCTCAACATGCAGCAAATCGTCCTAACGCGGCTGGACAGCCTGTCTCAGGACGTCCGGGGGTTGGGGCGGGATCTGGCTTCTTTACGTGAGGAGGGCAGGCGTGGGTCAGTGATGGAGGCGGCGTGCAGAGAGCTGTGTGGGGCTGTGGAAAAGGTCGGCGAGCGGATGGAAAGTCAGGGACGCAGGCTGGATGGGGTGGAGAAGCTGGTTGAAGGCACCCAGCAGGTCATCAGCTTCATTGGGGAGGTGGTGAAGGGCTCCAGGCTGGTGGAGCTGCTCTTCAAACAGCCTGGGAACAAGGCTGGCAAGAAG GCAAAGGATGAAAAGGATAAAGCCAAACTGAACCTGAAAGGCTTGAAGACCCAGAAGAAGAGGAAACCTCAGGATGCATCAG ACACATCCTTGCTGAATGAGCCTGTGCTGCAGGAACAGGTGGAAAAGCTCAACAGGCAGAACACGGAGCATTCCCAGCATGGAAAACCAGATGCTGACATTCAGAGAGGAGACGACAGAGGAAGTGGAGGAAGACGAGAGGAGCCAGTGGAGCTGATCCTGGATGGACCACACACCTCTTCGGCCCCATCAGAGAGGAAGAAGGTGACTGAGGACGAGGAGGATGTTGACGCTTTTCAGGACTccgaagaagaggaggaaaagttgAAAGACTTGAGTCAGGAACCAGCTGGAAAAGTGGAGGATGATGGGAAAAAAGGGGAAGCAGAGGAGtcattaaaatctgaaataaccACAAGTGTCATCTCAGATATCTGCAAGACTTCTTTACTACCGCAGGAAAG CTCTGAAGAGGTTGGTGATGTTGCCACTTGCAGTAAACGCCGTGTCACAGAGGAAGACCTGGTGAAAGACGACCTGAAGAAGAGCCGAGTGGAGGACAGTGAGGTGGAAAAAGCTGATGAACAGGTGGGGGAGGCGAGTGAGCCTCAGGCTTCCAAATCTGAAGAAGTAAAGACAGAGGAGGacgaggagaggaaggagggggagTCGGAGCTGAAAGAATTTATTATTG aCTCAAGCCCTCCACCTTTAGCACCTTTTGACCATCGGATTGTGACTCCTAAACCCCATCAGATCGCAACCTATTACACCATCAACAGAGATGAGGTGCTGGGAGG GGGGCGTTTTGGCCAAGTCCACAAGTGCACAGAGAACTCGTCTGGTCTGACGTTGGCCGCCAAGATCATCAAGGCCAGGAGCCAGAAAGAGAAG GATGTTGTGAGGAATGAAATCCAGGTGATGAACCAGCTGAACCACGCCAACCTCATCCAGCTCTACGCCGCCTTTGAGTCGCGCCATGACATCATCCTGGTCATGGAATA TGTGGAGGGAGGGGAGCTGTTTGACCGCATCATTGATGAGAACTACAACCTGACGGAGCTCGACACGGTGCTGTTTATACGCCAGATCTGTGAAGGGCTGCAGTACATGCACAAGATGTACATCCTACATCTTGACCTCAAG CCAGAGAACATTCTATGTGTCAGCAGAGCAACTAACAAGATTAAAATCATTGACTTTGGCCTGGCCAGGAG GTATAAACCCAGGGAGAAGCTCCGGGTCAACTTTGGAACTCCTGAATTTCTGGCTCCTGAAGTCATCAACTACGAGTTTGTTTCATTCCCCACAGACATGTGGAGCCTCGGCGTCATCACATACATGCT GCTCAGCGGTTTGTCTCCGTTTCTTGGTGATGACGACAACGAGACGTTGAACAACATCCTGGCCTGTCAGTGGAACTTTGAGGAAGAGGAGTTCACGGACATCTCAGACGAGGCCAAAGACTTCATCACCCGGCTGCTGGTCAAGAGCAAGAGCTGGAGGATGAGCGCAGCAGAGTCCCTCAGACACCCGTGGCTGTCGGACCGGAGTCTGCACTATCGGCTAAATCAGAAG CAAAACAAGTGCCACTCCACACATGCTCCGTCTCCAGAGACAACAACAG aAAAACTGTGA